A genomic window from Halanaerobiales bacterium includes:
- a CDS encoding APC family permease, protein MIGAVFMIIGTVIGAGIYILIGSLAVEVGPGLFISYFIALVVAVSSSLCFAQIATIYPVTAGTYKYAKMFFSDYTGFIIGWLRLITGFYGLTLMATGFTEYVNTPFGINNKIIGIGLLFIFFIINWFGIQTTERVQRVLVSIVTLGLIIFTTLGIFKIDINNLLNPFKAGTTSLIRGSMTAFFAYSGMYFVAEIGDEIKNPHKNIPLSIIIASIIIGALYITTSLVFSGGLGWDFIKANQPNLVGASSVFFNPYLTNLIKISAIIAVVMPINSIFAGASRLAYSLSDDGYLPGFFSKLNKSQVPGITLVIMFIMSSLLLLLDMTILYIGTLTSIVTLISMALIAIAALKIKLNNPEKISEAQMELPASILYLIVFITIISALVLSIVSMFEDPMIFYALLVWVFIGSMYYFITGYIKNK, encoded by the coding sequence GTTGAAGTTGGCCCGGGGTTATTTATTAGTTATTTTATTGCTTTAGTTGTAGCTGTATCTTCATCACTCTGTTTTGCTCAGATTGCCACTATTTACCCGGTTACAGCAGGTACATATAAATATGCAAAAATGTTTTTTAGTGATTATACTGGCTTTATAATCGGCTGGTTAAGATTAATTACCGGATTTTACGGTTTAACTTTAATGGCAACTGGTTTTACTGAATATGTAAATACACCTTTTGGAATTAATAATAAAATCATTGGAATAGGACTTTTATTTATATTTTTTATAATAAACTGGTTTGGTATTCAGACTACAGAAAGAGTGCAGAGAGTTTTAGTATCTATTGTTACCTTAGGTTTAATTATATTTACAACTCTGGGGATTTTTAAGATTGATATAAATAATTTACTTAATCCATTTAAAGCAGGAACAACTTCTTTAATAAGAGGTTCGATGACGGCATTTTTTGCCTATTCAGGAATGTACTTTGTTGCTGAAATTGGTGATGAAATAAAAAATCCACATAAGAATATTCCCCTATCAATTATAATTGCTTCCATAATTATCGGGGCATTATATATCACCACTTCTTTGGTTTTTTCAGGTGGTCTGGGCTGGGATTTTATTAAAGCCAATCAACCTAATTTGGTAGGTGCTTCTTCAGTTTTTTTCAATCCTTATCTAACTAACTTAATTAAAATAAGTGCTATTATTGCGGTAGTTATGCCCATTAACTCTATTTTTGCTGGAGCAAGTCGACTGGCATACAGTCTATCAGATGATGGTTATTTACCTGGATTTTTTAGTAAATTAAATAAATCTCAGGTACCTGGAATTACCCTGGTTATTATGTTTATAATGTCCAGTTTGTTATTGTTATTGGATATGACAATTCTTTATATTGGAACTTTAACTTCAATAGTAACTCTTATATCTATGGCCCTTATTGCTATAGCTGCTTTAAAGATTAAATTAAATAATCCTGAAAAGATTTCAGAAGCTCAAATGGAGTTACCTGCTTCTATTTTATATCTTATTGTTTTTATAACAATTATTTCAGCTTTAGTACTATCAATTGTATCAATGTTTGAGGATCCTATGATATTTTATGCTTTATTAGTATGGGTTTTTATTGGATCAATGTATTATTTTATTACTGGTTATATAAAAAATAAATAA